The genomic stretch CGTTTCATGCGCTCTCCCACTGGCAACCCGGCCCCGCTCTCAACGCGCGGGGACCTCGATCTTTGGAGCTCGGCTCCTCACTGCATCAAATCCCGATTCGTCACGATCTTCGTCTCTCCGCCACTACCCTCCGAGAGCCGCTTCAACCGCCGGACACCCGTCGTCTCGCGCTGGGTGCCGGGGGGATCGTCGAAGAAAATCTCATCGAACACGAGGCAGTAGATACGCGCCCGGATCGTCCGGTTCGTCGCCTCCACCTCCGTCACGACCCGATCATCAAAGAGCCCGTCGGACAGGAAGAACACCGCTTCCGGCTCCAGCAGCAGCGCCCGCTTCAAGGCGTTCAGCGGCTCGGTCCGGCCGCGCGGCCGCATTCCGTCGATCCAGCGGAAGAACTCGCGCCGGTTCTCCTCCGTCGCCGGCTCAAGCTTCGGCCGAAACGACTCCGTGCGGATCTGCTCGTTCTCGCTGAAAAACACGATCGCCCCGAACGTCTGCGACGGCCGCAGGCGGCTCACCGAGCGCTTCAATTCGCGGCGCAGGTCCGCCACTGTCGGGATGATCGAGCCGGAGAAATCAACCACAAACACGACCTTGTTCGCCCGGATACTCAGATCCCACATGCCGGCCTGGCCGAGACGCGCGCCCCCGCCCCCGAGGCCACCCCCCAGCCCGCCCGTGCCCGACTCGCCGGCGCCCCCGCCCGTGCCGATCAGGGACAAGGGGCCATCGCCGATACCCAGTCCGCCGTCGCCGCTTCCAGCCCCGGCCGCCGCGCTGCTGAGGTCACTGAAGTCCGGCGCACTCACATCGCTGAATGAAAGCAGACTTTCGAGCGATTGGTCGTCCAGTGGATCGAGGGGTGTATCCAGCGCGGCCTGACTATCCCACTGAAACGCGCGGGCGAAGGCATCGCGATCGACCACGCTGCCTTCAAACTCGCCGATTTCAACCCGGGTCGGGCCCAGCGCTTCAAAGGTTTTGAACGCGAGAACCCCCACGAATGCCAGGTGAATCGCCGCACTCACCACGACCGGCAGACCAAGGTGCATCACAGCGCGGAAGAACGGGTTGCGCTGTTCGCGATCCGCGAACGTATCGCCCGGGGGGGGCGGCGCTCCCGGCACCTGTGGTTTCGTGGCCATCGGTCCGCTCCTGCGTACTGCCGCGGCGGCCGCTTCTTCCATAAACGCGTCGTCAGGCCGGGTCCAGCGGAGACGGTACCGCCGTCGGACGCACCCCACTCCCCGGAACGCCTCCAGCCCCCGCCACCTGCACGAACGTCATGCGCATCTCGTACAACACCTGGTCGAGAAGCCGCTTCTCCTCGTCCGTCAGGTTGCCCTTCGTCTTGTCCTCAAGCACCTGGAGCATATCGATGAAGTGTTTGGCAATCGGCAGGTTCGGCGGCATGCGCTGCCCGTCCGGCGTCGCCATCAGCCCCATGCCCGCAACCGCCTGCATCACGATCATGTTCAGCAATTCCGGGAAGCTCGGGTCCGGCAACTCCTGGGCGGCCTCCTCCTGTTGCGCCAGGCGCTCTTTCTCACGCTGCGCTTCGGCTTTCCAGTCGTCGTCAACGATGATTTTCTTTTCCGGTTCCGGCATGCTGCACCTGCCAAGTTGCGCTACCCCGGCCGCACTATACTCGCGTCACGCACTTGAAACAACGCAAGTATCCGGGGCCTGGCCAAAACTCTTCACGCCTCACCCTGTCGCTTGCGGGGCGCGCGCTTTCTTCTCGCTCTCCGGCACATAAGCAACAGCCAAAGGCGAGCGGGGCCGCGTGTAACGGAGTGCGATCAGCCCAAGCAGGCCGACCACGCTGAGTGTCAGGGCGATGTACTGCGAGGCCGTCAAGCGCCCATATTGCGGGTTATCCGCGCGCAGTAACTCGAGCGTAAAGCGCGTCCACGGCTCGATCAGCAGGAAAAGGCAGATGATCTGCCCGTCCGCCCGCCGTTGCCAATAGGCCGCACCCAGGACCCCCGCCAACAAGCCCAGCGTGATGAACGAGTAAATCTGCGTCGGATGCACCGGCAGCGAGTGATGCGCCCGCGCCAAGTCTTGAAGCTGAACCAGCGTCAGATTGTGCCGCTGCAACTGCGTAAGAAAAATGCTGTTCGGGTCAGATGCGATCGCCCGGTCCACCCGCTCAATGCGCCGCAACGCCACCTGCCGGGCCTGCTCATTCTCCGCCGCCTGCAGCGCCACTCGCGCGGCCTCTCGCTCTTGCAGGCGCTCCCGCAAGGCCGCCCGGCTCTTCTCCAGACCGGCTTCCGTTACACTGAGAACTTCGCGCGGAATCAGCGCCGCTACTTCACCGCTCTGAAACGAGCCCTCCGAACCAAAAATCAACAACTGCTGCGGTACCGCCGCCCCGCTGCGTTGCTCCTTCCACTGCTGGTGCAGTGCGCTGCTGCCATAGGGGAATTCGACCGCCCACGGTAGCTCGCACACCCCCCCAAAGCAGCAGCCGTTGAGGAAACACCCCAGCCGACCAATCCCCATGCCGAGCGCGGCCGATGGCGCCATGATGTCGAGGTACCAGCGGATCGAGTGTTTGTAACGCCACAGGTACAGGAGCGTAAACACGGTGACCGCGATGAATCCGCCGTAGACTTCCAGTCCGCCCTTGCTCACATCCAGCATGGCCCAGACCACATCCAACGGTGACCCGCGGTGCGCAAACTGGTTCCAGTACTGGATCACGTACATCAGCCGCCCGCCCGCCACGCCGCCGAAGATTGCAATGAATCCACAGTTCAACACCACGTCCGGGTTGGCGCCCGAGCGCTCCGCACGCTTGACGGCCCAGAGGATCGACAGCAACATGCCGATCATCATCATCAGGCCATAGCCCGGAATCGCGAGATTGACCCCCGGGATCGTCCAGACAATCGGCATCATGGGCGTCGTGGCCCTCCAAAACTCAACCTCTTCACCGCAACCGGCAAATCCGGAAACGGCCGCATCGTAGGCGCGGCAGACACACCGGTCCAGCACATACCTCTTTCCACGCCTACACGGTGACGTTGTCGATCAATCGGGTTCCACCGATCCGCACCGCCAAAGCCACCAGCACCGGTCGCGGCACCACCGTAACCGGCTGCAGCGTGTCCGGGTCCACCAGACTGATGTAGTCAATCGCTTCAGGTGCCGCGGTGGAGACGATCGCTTCCATCGCACCCCGCACTACCGTCGGGTCGGTCTCCCCCGCTTCGATCCGGCACCGGGCTTCCTCCAGGGCCTGCCACAACACAAGCGCCCGCGTTCGCGCCCCCCCCCGCAGGTATGCGTTGCGGCTGCTCATCGCGAGCCCATCCGGCTCCCGCACGGTCGGACAGCCGATGACTTCCACCGGCATGTCCAGGTCGCGCACCATCCGCCGCAGGACTGCAAGCTGTTGGGCGTCCTTCCGCCCGAAGTACGCCCGGTCGGGCTGCACGATGTGAAGCAGCTTGGCCACAACCGTGGCGACACCTTCAAAATGCCCCGGGCGATGAGGCCCACAGAGCGTCTCGGTCAACCGCGCGACGCGCACGGTTGTGACCGTATCCGGAGGGTACATCTCCTCGACCGACGGCGCAAAAACAAGTTCGACGCCCGCGGTACGGCAGAGTTCAAGATCGCGCCCCTCATCCCGGGGGTAGCGGGAGTAGTCCTCCTGCGGTCCAAACTGCGTGGGGTTGACGAAGATGCTCACAACCGGAAAGGTGCCGTCGCTCAGGGCGGCCGCCACCAGCGCCAAATGCCCCGCGTGCAGGTAGCCCATCGTCGGGACAAAGCCAATCGAACGGCCCGCCCGCCGAGCGGCCGCAACGGCTATCCGCGCCGACCGAATGTCGCGTGTGATTTCCATGCGCACATTGCACCGCTTCGCGGCCCGACTGTCACGTCGGAAACCCGCTGGCCCCTTCCCCACCCGCCACTGCGCCTTACAATACACCACCAATTGACATCATGGATGATCCTGATGGCCCGCGGCCACTTCCTCAATACGGCGCTGTTCTGGTGCATGTTCCTCGCCGGGGGCTTCGTCCTCGCTCCCTGCCTGCTTCTGCCCGCTTGGCTCGAACGCCAGGCCCAAATCGAGTTGCTACACGCCCGCCAGGCGCAGCTTGCCCAACTGCGTGACCGCTTGGTCGTGGCTGAGAAACAGATTGACTTTCTCCAGAATGACCCGGCATATATCCTGCGGATCGCACAGCGCGAATTCGGCTACAGCGCCGGGCCCCTCGCGCGCGAGGGCCTCGCCACCGGTGTGCCGCTCGCCGACGGCCAACTGGTGCTGCCCGACCCCGTCGCACCACCCGCCACCCCACGGCTCATGCCCGCTCTCTTACCGCCGACGCACCTGCCGGGCACGCAACCCGACCTCGCAACCTTCGTCCAACTCACTCTGGATCGCCACCCCCGCATCTGGTTCTTCGTCGACCCCTACACGCGCCCTACGCTCATGGCCTTGGGCGGCGGCCTCATCCTGTGCGCCCTCGTCCTGCTCGGGGATACGCGCCCACGCGCGGCAGTCGCACCCCGCCGACAACCGCCCCAGTCCACCGATACGGCACTCGAGGCGTGATACACCACCCTGAGCGGTATGCGGCCGAACTCACAACGGGCCTTGCACACTTCGACTGGGGTTACGCTTTCCCCACTCCGCAGCGGTGCCGGCGCGACCCAATTGCTCGAAGAGCTCCACCACCTGCGTAAGCTCGCCCGCCCCGAATAAGTCCGCGGCCGGACGCAGCGCCGCCTCGCACTCATCGGCCAGCGCCACCACTTCTTCGGACCGGTCAAGCAATAGAAGTACGGCCGCCAGGTCACGGACAACGAGCGCAAAACGTCCGACTTCCTCCGGCAGTCGCAACCGCCGAATCTGGTACGCCTGCCGCAGGTGTGTCTCCGCAGTGGTGAATTCTCCCCCCTCCGCGAGCGCACCCCCCAGCATCCACTGGGTTTCCGCTACCTCCGGATGGGTATCGCCCAGAACGTGCCGGCGAATTTCCAGTGCTTCACGATACATACTGACCGCTGCGGCCAGTTGTCCGCCCCGCTGGTGAAAACGCCCGTAGAACAGCAACGTGACGGCCACCGCCAGGCGCGGTTCGCCACCTGCGAAGCGCCTCCTTAACTCGAGCGCCGCCCGGTACAGCGGCTCCGCCCCGTCTCGATCGCCCTGTTCTTCACGTACGCTTGCCAGGTTCATCATGCCCGTGGCCACGGCGGGGTGCTCGGCACCGAGCAACAGCCGGTGGAGCTCGAGCGCATCTCGATAGAGTGGCTCGGCGTCAGCCGGGTGCCCCGTCCGATGGAGAAAAACCGCGAGGTTATTGAGACTGGCCGCCACGTCCGGATGCTGCTCACCAAACAGCAGGCGCCGTACGCGCAATCCTTCCCGGTGCAGCACTTCGGCTTCCTCGTACGCACCCCGCCGTGCGAGCAGACTGGCCAGATTGTGAAGAAAGGTCGCAACTCGCGGGTGCTCATCGCCATAACGGGCCTGGTAGGCCGCGAGCGCCCCGCGCAAGAGCGGCTCTGCTGCGGTGTAGTCTCCACGGTCCTCGAGCAATGCAGCGAAATTGTGCCTGGTGGTCGCTACATCAATGTGCTCCGGCCCCAAGAGGCGCACACGCAGTTCCAGCGCCTGCTGGTAGAGGGGCTCTGCTTCCGACAGCCGGTCCATGAGCTGCAGGATCACCGCGAGATTGTTGAGACTCTCGGCGTGGGCGGCAGTCCCGGGCAAATGTTCCACCCGCAGCCCCAGCGCTGCGCGAAAGAGCTCCTCCGCTCCGGCGAAGTCTCCCTGGAGCTGGCGACAGATCGCGAGATCGTTTAAGCGATCGGCCCGCACAGCGGACTCTCCCGGCGCGATTTCCCCGTGCAGTGTCAGCGCTACCCGCAGGTGCGTCTCCGCGGCCTGAAAGTGGCCCAGCGCGCGAAACGCCTGCCCCAGCATCGTGCGCACCGCGACCTCCACCTCCGGCGCATGCCGCAGCGCGCCATCGTCCAGCTGGTCCGCCGCGTTCTCCAATACCTCACGCACGGTCACATCACGCCCGCGCGCCAGGGCCGGATCCGCTGAGCTCAAGATCTCCACCAGCACGGCATTGATCGCCGCGGCCTTGGCCGCCTCCGCGCCTGCGCGGTGAGCGGACTGCTCAGCAAGGTGTCGTTGCAGTGCTTCTTCATGTCGCGCCTGGACCGCCGCTGCGAGCGCGTTCTCGGCACGGTGCGTCTCATTCACAGCCCGCATCCAGTAGGTCAGGGATGTGAAGAACCCCCCGAGGAGCAGCGTGAGGAACAGCGCGAGGAGCACCGCCGGTCCACGGTAACGATGAATCTGTTTCCGCAGGACGTAGGCCAAGGAGGTACGCTTGGCCTCGATCGGGTCGCCCTGCAGGTAGCGCTCGATGTCGCGCGCCAGCTCGCCCGCACTCTGGTAGCGCCGTTCCGGTTCCTTCGCGAGGCACTTGAGGACGATCGTTTCGACCTCGTCGTCCACCTCGCGGCGCAGGTGTCGGGGCCGTAGCGGTTCCGCGAGCAGAATGCGGTCCAGTACGTCGCGCAGGCCACCGACCACCTCGTACGGAAACTTCCCCGTCAGCATCTGAAAGAGAATCACCCCGAGGGCGTACACGTCCGAGCGCACGTCTACGCGATCGGAAAACCCGGCGGCCTGCTCCGGGCTTGCCCACGGCACCGAGCCCACGAACTGACCCGCATGCGTCACCACGGCCACTTCGTCGGGGGCCGCGGTCACCTTCGCGAGCCCGAAGTCGAGCACATGCGGTTCACCGTCCTGGTTCACGCGAACATTGCTGGGTTTCAGATCGCGATGGATGATGCCACGCACATGAGCGGCATGCACCGCGGCGCAGATCTTCAGGAACAACCGCAGAGTCTGCACCACGGAGTGATCCGCGCTGGCCATATACACATCGAGCGGCTGCCCGCTGATGTAGTCCATCACGAAATAATGGCAACCATGCGCCAAGCCGGTGTCGTGCACAGTTACAATGTTGGGATGCTGGAGCTGCGCGAGGATGCGTACTTCGCGTTCAAAGCGCGCCCGGTCCGCAACCCCAGCGAACGGCCCCTCGCACATCACCTTGATCGCCACCCGCCGTTTCGTGCCCGTGTGCTGCGCCTCGTACACGACGCCCTGGCCCCCGCGATGCACCTCCCGGCGCAACTCGTACCCCGGCAGTGAATCAGAAGGCGGCCCGGCCAAACCCTGGTTCGACGATGCAGGGGAGACGAGCGTCACGCTCGCGAACCGGGCGTCGATTTCGGTCGGGGCGTGCGGGCCCGACCGGCCTTGGGCTTCGGCGACATCGCGCCGGGCCGCCTCGATCAATGCGGCGTCCGAAGTGAACGTATCCTCCGGACGCCTTGCTGGCTCGTACTGCCGCGCCATGCGCGCCTCACCTGGGGACCGCAAGGTGCTGCCCAGAGGGAATCCCCGGCAACCCGACACCTCACATGGGCCGTGCGCTCCAAACTCCAACCTTGGGGGTCGCTTGGCACACCCCATTCCTACCACGCCAAGTGCCGTGACACCGGGACCGAACCTCCCGATGGCGGCGCGGCAGATGAGAAGGTTTCACCAGCATCCGCCCCAGGCACCATCCCTCCTGGATTCCTGCCCGAGACCAACACCGTTTCGCCGCGATCCGCAAGCAGCACGCGCGCTGGCCGCCCGCTGCGCCAGTGATCCGTTTCAGTCCTACGCACATGAATAGCCGCCGGCGTCGTGATGGACTCCTCCATCTGCCCTGCCGCATCCCGTGCGCGCCACTCCACCAGCGCCGGCGGTAGTTCCATGGCTTCCAACCGCATATCCTCTTCAGTCCGCGTGACGCTGACCACATCCAGCGCGACGCCCACACTCAAACCAAAGCAGAACACACCGAGCAGGAGCGCGAAGTCCCCGCCACGCTCCCATCGGAGTCGCGACCATGACCCACCCAGCTCTCTTGCCGCCATTGCCGGTGTCGCGGTCAGCCCCTCACCGTACCTGGACGTCATGTGCGTTACTCCTTCTCCCGGAACGGGTTACAGCACGTCGGCAGGTCTTGAGCAGCCCTCAACCTACCGGGCGGGGGATTCGGGGTCTGGTCACGCGATATTTGTCAGATTTCGTCAGGCGACCACCGCCGCTCTACTTCCTGAACACGCCACTTGATTACCAGGACGGCTTTCACAATCGACTCCGCCCACCTTTTTTGACCGGGGTTCCAACACGGTTGTCCGGTTCCTCTAGTAGCCAAGGTACCGCGAACCTGAACCGAGTAATTCGCGCAGCCGGTCGTGCGCGCGGGCCCGCAACATATAGACCGCCCCGGGTGAACGTCCGAGTTCCTGCGCCACTTCCTGGATACCACGCCCTTCAAGGTCGTACTGCTCCACCACCAGCCGGTACAGCCGCGGAAGGCGGACCAGGGCCGCGCGAAGGGCGACTTCGGCCTCCTGTTCGGCGATGTGTTGGCTCGCGGTTCGTTCCACCCCACCGATTTCGTCCATTAAAGACGCCATGGATTCCGACCTGTCATGGCCGACACGGCGCCGTGGGTCCGGCCGCTTGGCGCACTCCAGCGCGCGAATTGCGTCGCGCAGGTTGTTGTCAGCGAGGCGCGTCAACCAGGCGCGAAAGGTTTCGGTAGATTCTCCCCGCAACTGGTCCACCCGCAGGAACGCCTCCAGATACGTCACCTGCATGACGTCGGCCGCTTCGATCGCCGCCTGCCAAAGCGGGCTGATGGAAAGGCGCCGGCGCACCTCGGGCCCCACCTCTTCCAGGAGCTCCGCCAGGGCTTCATGATCACCACGGGCGGCACGCGCGACCCGCTCGTCCGGACTGATCCCCATGCGGCGCACTCCCGGAGGGTTGCAGTTGGCCCCGCAGCCCTTGGCCGAATTCACAACAGCCCTGACACCCGAATGCAAGCGTACCGCAGTCCAAGTGGCCGTCAATTGAGCAACAGTTCCCGACAGAACGCGACATGTATAACCATACGGCTTAGCGCTAGCCGTTCTTGCGGAATTGTGCGGACCTGTCGGCGCTACCGGTCCCAGTCTTCGCCTGCCCACGACCCAGGGGTACACTTTGTCATGAACAGGGTCAGGGGACGCCCCCGGCTCAGGGAAGGCCCATTTCCGGAGTTCGGTGGCATGGTGATGAACGTGGGGCGCGCTGGTCGAAGTCGGCGGGCTCCATTCAAAAGTCAGAAACTCCGCGGGGAGCTGACATGTTGATCAACTTGCAGGCCGCCTGGTTAGCGTTCTTCCTCGGGGCCGCTGGGGGGATTACCGCGGGCCTCTTTTTCCACCGTCCGGACTGGTTGGGTGGGTACGATTCGTGGCCGCGGCGTATGTTGCGGCTTGGACACATCTCCTTTTTCGGCCTGGGCCTGCTCAACCTGGCCTTCGCCCTCACGGCACGGACCCTTACACGCGACACCGGACTCGAGGCGGCCTCTGTGCTGCTGCTTGTGGGTCTCGCCACCATGCCGACAGTCTGCTACCTCTCGGCGTGGAAGATTCAGTGCCGCCACCTCTTCTTCATCCCGGCCTTGACCACGACCGTCGGACTCGGTCTGGTAACGTGGAGGATGCTGGTCTTATGAACATCGGCCTGTTCGCCATGAGCGGCATTCGCGCCTGCAACACCGAATTGCTCGAACTGGGGCTCACGCTGCCGGGCTTCGTCGAGCGCAGTAAGACCATTGCTTCACTCCCGAGTCTCGGCCTGCTCACGCTTGCCGGCATGACTCCAGCCCGCCATCGCACGCAGTATTATGAGGTGCCGGATGGGCGCGCTCTTTCCGCACTTCCCACCGGTCTGGATCTGGCTGCCATTTCAAGTTTCAGCGCCCAGATCGACGAGGCCTACACTTTGGCGCGACGCTTTCGCGCCCTCGGTGTACCCACGGTCCTTGGGGGACTGCATGTGACTGCCCGCCCCGACGAGGCCGCGGAACATGGTGACGTCGTCGTCACCGGCGAAGGCGAGGTCACCTGGCCTCAGATCGTGGCGGACGCCGAACACGGCCGCCTGCGCCCGCGCTACGACGCCGGCGCCGTGGCCTTCGACCTTGCGGATGCACCGCTACCGGCATTCGAACTGCTCGACCTGCCGCGGTACAACCGCCTTACGGTGCAGACGAGTCGGGGGTGCCCGCATGACTGCGACTTCTGCGCCAGCTCGATCCTGCTCACGCGGCGTTACAAGCAAAAACCGATCGCCCGGGTCCTCGCCGAAATCGACCGGATACGCGCGCTCTGGCCGCGACCCTTCATCGAGCTGGCCGACGACAACAGTTTTGTGCACCGCACCTATTGGAAGGAACTGCTGCCCTTGCTTGCCGACCGCGGCCTGCGCTGGTTCACCGAGACCGATATCTCTGTCGCCGAGGATGATGAGCTGCTGGGACTCATGCAGGCGGCCGGCTGTGTGCAGATCCTGATCGGACTCGAGAGCCCGACCGAAGACGGCCTTGGCGGGATTGAGCTGCGCAATGACTGGAAGCGCAAACGCTACCCACGCTACCGGGATGCGATCCGTGCCATCCAGTCGCGTGGCATCACGGTGAACGGGTGTTTTGTCCTCGGGCTCGACGGGCAGACGACGGACACGTTCGGTCAGGTCGCCGAGTTCGTGCGGGATACGGGTCTGTATGAAGTGCAGGTCACCCTCATGACGCCCTTTCCCGGTACGCCGCTGTACGCTCGCCTGGAGCAGGAAGGCCGCCTGCTCGAACCATCGAACTGGAAGAAGTGCACGCTCTTTGACATCAACTACCGCCCGCTGCGCATGTCGGTCGAAGAACTCGATGCGGGCTTCAAGAAGCTCGTCGTCGATCTCTACAGCGACGAGTTCACGACGTGGCGACGCAGCAACTTCAAACGCATGCTTCGGACCCGGGGGCGACCGCACAGAGCGCCGCTCGCCTGAGACCTGTCGCGCCACTAGTCTCAGCTCCAATGCATCCAAGGCGCAGTTACACGCGACCGCCGCTGGTCGCCAGGGAGACTTCACGATGGCCGTTCGCTTACCCCTGATCGCACTGCTCTTCGGCATCGCGGCAGTGTACGACGGAATCCTCGGCTTGGCCTTCCTGTTCGCGACCGGCACCGTCTATGACTATGCCGGCGTCACGCCGCCGAATCACCCGGGTTACGTCCAGTTTCCGGCGGCACTGCTGATTGTGTTCGCGCTCATGTTCAGCGCCATTGCCCGTGACCCGCTGCGCAACCTGAACCTGATCCCCTATGGCATCCTGCTGAAAACGGCCTTCTGCGGCGTGGTCTTTTTTCACTGGTTCACGACCGGAATCCCGTGGATGTGGAAGCCGTTTGCGCTGTTCGACCTGGTATTCCTGCTGCTGTTTGCGGGCGCCTACCGCGCTCTTCACGGCAAGAACACGCCGCTTTCCTGATGGCTGCAAATGGCCACCAGACCCGAAAGATCACACCACCTGTTCGATCGGCCCCAGCGCGCAATACAGACCCGCCGTGGTGAGTCTCTCACCATCAGCGGGTCTACCAGGTTCACAAGCACCCATCCACCCTACGACGCGACCAGCATCCGTTCTTCCAGCACGGCCCGCAGCTTGATCATGGCCTGATTCTGGATCTGCCGCACGCGCTCCTTGCTCACGCCGAGCAAGTCGCCCACCTGGTCCAGCGTCTTCCGCCTTCCCGCGGCACTTTCCTCGCTCTCGTCGAGCGAGAACCGGGCCGTCAGCACTTTGCGCTCGACCTGGCTCAGATCCGCCGAATTGTCGAACAGAATGCGCTTCAGCTCGTCGACACAGTCGTGCTCGATTTGGGAGCGGCGTTTTTCGAGGAAGTCACTTCGCTCCATCGCCGGGTCGTACGGCGTCGGAAACTGCGAGCGGTGCCGCGCCGCCTTCGTCCCGGCCCGCGCGAAGCTCGCCAGGATGGCCCGGCATGCGTAGGTGCTGAACTTGAAACCGCGAGCCGCATCAAACTTGTCGACACAGCGCAGCAGTGCGAGGTTACCCTCGCTCACCAGCTCACCCAGCTCGACCCCATTGTTCCGCGAGCGCCGCGCCATCGCCAGCACCAGCGAAGTGTTCGAACGCACGATGTCCGTGCGGGCGGCTTGCGTGACGGCATCCCACTTCAGCAGCTCCCGGGCCGCCGCCTTCGTCAGGCGCTGCCCCTTGAAGCGCCGCAGGATCAGCATGACCCGGTGTCGGGCGTAATTGAACTTCTGGAAGATGTACCGCTCCTGCGCGGCCGTCAGCACTTCGGTCAGGCCGGATTCGTTGACCACGCCGATACGCGGCTCATCTTCATGGATCACGGGCATCGTCGATCGCCGAAAGCTCGGGTGCCAGACGCACTCGATCACCTCGGACAAGCAGCGCTGCAGGCGTTGCAACTCGTCCTCCGAGAAACACCGAAGGGTCGCGGCGGCCGGTAGCTTCGCCGCCGGCGTCAGCTTCCGTACGATGGTTGTGGAGCGGGTCGCGAGCGTAGCCGTGTTGCCCTTCGTCATGATACCCTTCCATTCCTGCCAGACCGACACCGGGTGTCCTGCATCCCATCCCAGTCGGCCCGCAACGCCCGCGCCGACTGCCCGTGTCCTTCCTTTACGTACGAAACCTGCCTCCGGGTCGCCGTTTCCCTCAAAAACCACTTGCACGCGAGCCGCATTCCCGCAATGGTCCGCTGATTCGACGGGCGCGCCGTGTCCAAACAAGCTGTGGCCCTGTGACGTCGCTTGTGCTTGACAGCGACATTTGCCACCGACCGGCGCCGGGGTTTACCCTGGCCCTGCGGCCCAGTACTTACCGCACCATTTGAGTTCTGATTACAAGTGTACTGTGGATTGAGCCATACGCAAGATTTGCGGGCTGTCGGGTGTCGGATTTCGTCGCCCAAACAGCATTCTCAGGCAGGAGCATTGAAAACAACGCCCCATAATAAAGTGTATTGGAAGCACGATTACGCTGTTGCTCCCCTTTCGCGTTTGCCTTAACAAGTGAATTAGTTCAGATATTTTTGAAAGCACCACTTGAACCAGCCCATTCCCAGTACGACTCCACTACAGCCACCCGCCGTCATCTTTGACCTGGACGGAGTCCTGACCGACACGGCCGAACTCCACTATCGGAGTTGGATCCCGGTCGCCGCCGAACTCGGCGTCCCTTTTGACCGGACCGTCAACGACCGCCTCCGCGGCCTGGCTCGACCGGCCAGTTTGGCGATCCTCGCGGGCGACCACTTCGACACGCTCAGCACTACGGAGCGGCATCGACTGATGGACCAGAAGAATGCCGCCTATCTCGCTCTCGTCGACAAGTTGGGGCCGCAGGACGCGTTTCCCGGAGCTGCCACACTACTCTCCAACCTTCGCGCCGCCGGCGCGCGACTCGCGGTGGCATCCTCCAGTCGGAACGCCCGGCAGGTACTGGACCGGCTCGGTCTCCGGCCGCTGCTCGATACCGTGGTCGATGCGAACGAAGCGGAACGTTCAAAACCCGACCCCCAGGTGTTCCAGGCCGCCGCCACGGCCCTCGACGTACCTCCCTGCCATTGTGTGGTGGTTGAGGATGCTGCGGCGGGTGTGGCCGCCGGACGCGCCGCGGGCATGCGGGTTGTTGGTATCGGTCCACCTCAGCGTCTGACCGGCGCAGATCTCGTCGTCGCAACCATCGGGGATCTCCACCCTGAGCACGTGCTTGCGCTCGTCCGGCCGTAGCCCTGTCGTCGTTTGCCCTGGCGCGCGGATGATCT from Phycisphaerales bacterium encodes the following:
- a CDS encoding DUF1844 domain-containing protein — encoded protein: MPEPEKKIIVDDDWKAEAQREKERLAQQEEAAQELPDPSFPELLNMIVMQAVAGMGLMATPDGQRMPPNLPIAKHFIDMLQVLEDKTKGNLTDEEKRLLDQVLYEMRMTFVQVAGAGGVPGSGVRPTAVPSPLDPA
- a CDS encoding prolipoprotein diacylglyceryl transferase, with product MMPIVWTIPGVNLAIPGYGLMMMIGMLLSILWAVKRAERSGANPDVVLNCGFIAIFGGVAGGRLMYVIQYWNQFAHRGSPLDVVWAMLDVSKGGLEVYGGFIAVTVFTLLYLWRYKHSIRWYLDIMAPSAALGMGIGRLGCFLNGCCFGGVCELPWAVEFPYGSSALHQQWKEQRSGAAVPQQLLIFGSEGSFQSGEVAALIPREVLSVTEAGLEKSRAALRERLQEREAARVALQAAENEQARQVALRRIERVDRAIASDPNSIFLTQLQRHNLTLVQLQDLARAHHSLPVHPTQIYSFITLGLLAGVLGAAYWQRRADGQIICLFLLIEPWTRFTLELLRADNPQYGRLTASQYIALTLSVVGLLGLIALRYTRPRSPLAVAYVPESEKKARAPQATG
- a CDS encoding pantoate--beta-alanine ligase, with the protein product MEITRDIRSARIAVAAARRAGRSIGFVPTMGYLHAGHLALVAAALSDGTFPVVSIFVNPTQFGPQEDYSRYPRDEGRDLELCRTAGVELVFAPSVEEMYPPDTVTTVRVARLTETLCGPHRPGHFEGVATVVAKLLHIVQPDRAYFGRKDAQQLAVLRRMVRDLDMPVEVIGCPTVREPDGLAMSSRNAYLRGGARTRALVLWQALEEARCRIEAGETDPTVVRGAMEAIVSTAAPEAIDYISLVDPDTLQPVTVVPRPVLVALAVRIGGTRLIDNVTV
- a CDS encoding septum formation initiator family protein, whose amino-acid sequence is MARGHFLNTALFWCMFLAGGFVLAPCLLLPAWLERQAQIELLHARQAQLAQLRDRLVVAEKQIDFLQNDPAYILRIAQREFGYSAGPLAREGLATGVPLADGQLVLPDPVAPPATPRLMPALLPPTHLPGTQPDLATFVQLTLDRHPRIWFFVDPYTRPTLMALGGGLILCALVLLGDTRPRAAVAPRRQPPQSTDTALEA
- a CDS encoding serine/threonine protein kinase, with the translated sequence MARQYEPARRPEDTFTSDAALIEAARRDVAEAQGRSGPHAPTEIDARFASVTLVSPASSNQGLAGPPSDSLPGYELRREVHRGGQGVVYEAQHTGTKRRVAIKVMCEGPFAGVADRARFEREVRILAQLQHPNIVTVHDTGLAHGCHYFVMDYISGQPLDVYMASADHSVVQTLRLFLKICAAVHAAHVRGIIHRDLKPSNVRVNQDGEPHVLDFGLAKVTAAPDEVAVVTHAGQFVGSVPWASPEQAAGFSDRVDVRSDVYALGVILFQMLTGKFPYEVVGGLRDVLDRILLAEPLRPRHLRREVDDEVETIVLKCLAKEPERRYQSAGELARDIERYLQGDPIEAKRTSLAYVLRKQIHRYRGPAVLLALFLTLLLGGFFTSLTYWMRAVNETHRAENALAAAVQARHEEALQRHLAEQSAHRAGAEAAKAAAINAVLVEILSSADPALARGRDVTVREVLENAADQLDDGALRHAPEVEVAVRTMLGQAFRALGHFQAAETHLRVALTLHGEIAPGESAVRADRLNDLAICRQLQGDFAGAEELFRAALGLRVEHLPGTAAHAESLNNLAVILQLMDRLSEAEPLYQQALELRVRLLGPEHIDVATTRHNFAALLEDRGDYTAAEPLLRGALAAYQARYGDEHPRVATFLHNLASLLARRGAYEEAEVLHREGLRVRRLLFGEQHPDVAASLNNLAVFLHRTGHPADAEPLYRDALELHRLLLGAEHPAVATGMMNLASVREEQGDRDGAEPLYRAALELRRRFAGGEPRLAVAVTLLFYGRFHQRGGQLAAAVSMYREALEIRRHVLGDTHPEVAETQWMLGGALAEGGEFTTAETHLRQAYQIRRLRLPEEVGRFALVVRDLAAVLLLLDRSEEVVALADECEAALRPAADLFGAGELTQVVELFEQLGRAGTAAEWGKRNPSRSVQGPL